The nucleotide sequence AGAACCCAGAATACATCCATACCTATCGAATCACTCCTTTATCGCTTTGGAATGCGGCTGCATCTGGTCTTACATCCCAAGAGGTAACAGACGTGCTTGGCAATTACAGCAAGTACGGTGTCCCACCTACCATCGTCAAAGAAATCGAAGATACGATGCGAAAATATGGCTTGTTTCGTTTGGAACGCATTGGTGATCAACTCGTATTAATGAGTAATGACCCACTTCTTTTAGCAGAGGTGACCAGCTATAAATCAATCGCTGCTCTTTTTGAGAATGAATTCGTCATCAAAAGCTATGCGCGGGGTCTGATCAAACAAGAGCTGATGAAGCTCGGGTTTCCTGTTCAAGATTTGGCAGGCTATACAGAAGGCGAATCCTGTGCAGTCAGCTTGCGGGAAACGACATCCCGAGGCAGGGCATTCTCCTTGCGCTCTTATCAAAAAGAAGCTATCGATGCCTTCTATTCTGGTGGAGCTGTGACCGGGGGAAGCGGCGTACTCGTCCTGCCCTGTGGTGCTGGAAAAACAGTCATTGGACTTGGTGCCATTTGCCAATTGCAAACAGCCACACTCATTTTGACCACGAATACGACATCGGTTCGTCAATGGATTGCAGAGCTCTTGGACAAAACGGGACTTGATCCAAATATGGTCGGCGAATACACTGGTGACAACAAAGAAGTCAAGCCGATAACTGTGGCGACTTATCAAATTCTTACATACCGCCCCACCGCCGAAGATGATTTTCCTCATCTGAAACTCTTTTCAGAGCGCGACTGGGGGCTTATTATTTACGATGAGGTGCATTTGTTGCCCGCACCCATCTTTCGTGTCACTTCTGGGATTCAAGCCACTCGCAGACTTGGGCTGACTGCTACTCTTGTTCGGGAAGACGGACGGGAGGAAGATGTATTCACGCTAATTGGTCCAAAAAAGTTCGAGGTTCCGTGGAAAGTCATGGAAGAGCAAGGCTGGATCGCAGAGGCGCATTGCAGAGAAATTCGACTCCCCTTTGAGCCGAAGTGGCGGGAGGCTTATGCACATGCAACCGCTCGTCAAAAGTTTCGCATTGCGGCGGAAAATCCAAAAAAACTGGAGGTCGTCCGCGAGCTATTGGAGAGGCACGCCCACGATCGTGTTTTGATCATCGGGCAATATATCGATCAGCTAGAGCAGATGGCAACAGCCCTCCAACTGCCACTCATTACAGGAAAAGTACCGGACAAAGAACGTGAGCTTTTATACACGCAGTTTAAAAAAGGGGAAATCACACGCCTGATCGTATCCAAGGTAGCCAATTTTGCGGTTGATTTGCCGGATGCCAACGTCGCGATCCAAATTTCCGGGACGTATGGTTCCAGGCAAGAAGAGGCACAGCGCCTTGGACGTATCTTACGGCCAAAAACAGACGACAACACCGCCCATTTTTATACATTAGTAACACGAGACACGAGAGAGCAGGAGTTTTCGCTCCATCGCCAGCTTTTTCTGGTCGAACAAGGCTATCCATACGATATTATAGAAATCGAAACGCTGGTCTGAAACGTTTACGAGTAACCAGCGTCTCATAGAGGGAAGGGAGGCCAAAGATTCAATGCAATCCGACGCCGAAATCATTCAGCGGATTCTTCAAGGCGACATCGAAGCGTATCGCGACCTCATCCAGCGATATCAGCATATGATCTACGTTTTCATTTACAAAATGGTAAACAATCGCTCTGATGCAGAGGATCTCACTCAGGAAGTATTTGTTAAAGCGTATGAAAAATTGTCCACATTCCGCGGGGACAGCCAGTTTTCTTCTTGGTTACATACGCTTGCACGAAATAAGAGCATCGACTTCTTGCGTCGCCGAAAGTATCATGACTCGGATGAACAACTGGCCTATGTGCCGTCCAATACACGGGACGAATCTCCTCAGGAATCGCTCATGACAAAAGAGCAACGCCGAGAAATTCAGGAGGCCTTTGCCTTACTGTCGGATTCTTATCGAGAAGTGATTGTCCTTCGCTGTACGCACGAATATCCGTTTGAAAAAATAGCTACACTCCTCGGCATCGCCGAATCTACAGCTCGCGTCCGTTACTTGCGTGCTCGTCAGGAACTCGCAAAATTGTTATCCCGCAAGGAAGGGGGGCTCGTACATGAACTGCCAGGCATTTAGAAAAGCATGGCTAGATGACACAGATAGCGATTCACACTCACACATTGAAACCTGTGACGAATGCATCGCTTGGATAGAAACGCAAATGACAACAGAAGAGGAGGTGCAGTTCTTGAAGGAGGTTCCACTACCTCAAGCGAACCTGGAAGACAGAATCATGCAAGCAATCTACCAGACCGCAGGAAAAGGTGTACCCCCTCACGCCGCTTCTGTATCTTCAGAGCAACAAACGAGCACAGTGATTTCAAAGCCAAACAAGCGTTGGATCAAAGGCTTCCCTTCATACGCCTGGGTTAGTGCAGCGGCTGTCTTGCTCGCAGTTGGTTTCGTCGGATACCAACAACTGGAACCGAATAGTATTCAAATGGCTGCTGTACAAGAAAACGGAATGAAAGACACCAGGAACACTATTGCCTACGACGAAGCGGAATCAAAATCGGAACCGCAAGCTCCAGCACCTGCTATCGCTTCCCTACCAGCAGCCGCTGATAGTGCGACGATGAAAAAAGCAGAAAGCAATCCAGAGTCCGCGGCTACACAATCGCAGGTCGCTCCGACAGCACCTACAAAAGAGACACCTCCTGCATCACCTCCCCAATCGAACAATGCGATTGCGATGGTGAAACCAGAGGAAAAAGTAGCAACACCAGAGCCACGTACGATCAATAAAGACGGGCAAAACAGCGTGGCATCCCGTGGACTGCAAGGAAACACTACTGATCAAGCGGCAAAAGCGAAATCGGAAGTTCCTGCCGAGTCAGTAAAAAGTGGTGACCATATAGCCGCTAAGGAAGCCAATAGCACTGCTGCTGAGAATCCTACGACCTTTGGGATCGCTTCCCAATTGGAACCAAACACTGCTGATGGCGGTACGACTGAGAATGCATTAGTGGGTCCAACGTTGCCGACGGCAGCGAAGCACCCCATTACGCTCTCTTCCTTCTCGGATTTGAACACCGCTGTACAAGCATCAGATATGCCCGTGCCTGCCCTCTCGCAAGCACCGAATGGGTTCTCGATGAGTACGGTATCGGTCCAATATGAATCCGAAACCAGTCAGAAGGTGACTCGCTTAACTGCAGATTACAAGCGGAACAACGACTGGATTCGCGTAGATGTTGTGCGAAATACAGAAGGCAAGCGCAGCCTCTCAATCCCAGGTACTTTCTCCGCTACTCAGTTGTTCGCGGTCAACGGAGAACAAGCCATCGCTGTTTCTTTTGATCAAACCGATTCAAAAGCATCAACAGCACAGCACGCGGCTCATTTTAACGCTCAATCCGACAACCAGTCGTTGTATGTAGTCATGACGGCACATGGAGTCACTTTAAATGAATTAATGGATGCTGCCAAACATATCACATGGAATCCGTAAAAAGATCCCTACGATTAGAAAAGACACGACTTGATTTTCAGGATCGTGTCTTTTTTCTGTTCTGTCTTTTGATCAAATCCAATTTACGATATATTGAAGGAAGATAATTCTGAGGAGCTAACTAATGGACAAATTTCACATCTGCTTCGGCCTATCTGCCTACGGTACACTTCGATCCGTCTTCCGCAAACAGAATCTACTACAAACGGAAAGCATCATCTGTATCGAGGATGATTTTTCAGTTGGACCGCTACATCAACTGGAGACCGCAACCGGGATGAATAAAAGGATTGAATGGATTCATTCTTTTTTCAAACGAGTTGAAGCAATCTCTCCCGAAGACCTGACAACAGTAAAGGCATACCTGCTACGAAATCTATCCTTTCCAGCTCAGATTCCGGACGGCAGTAACGTAATTCTGTGGCATGGTCAGAACACATCTGACAGCATAGGGATTCATTATATTGTCTCCATGCTTCAGGATAAAAGCCTCTCATTCGAAACAATTGACATAACGGCATTTAGTGTGAATTACGATTACAAACTAAGAAACAGAGACGGCAACGAGGTATCTTATGTATTGAAAAGCGTAGGTGCCCTCCCTCCTAATTTCGTGATGGATGCTTATCAGGTGAAAAAGAATATGCCTGCGCCTCTCGTGCAAAGCCACATCCACGAATGGGAAAAGTGGTCGCAATCTGATAGTACGCTGCGCGTTTACAAACAAGGTGAGGTACTGGAAGTATCGGAGGATTTTTATGATGCCTCGATCTTGGAATATGCATCTAAAGAGTTCCAAAAGGCTGTACGTGTGATCGGTACCGTCATGGGGGAAAGCGATCAATGTATTGGTGATATGTATTTGACATACCGAGTTCATGAGCTGATCAAGCAGGGGCTCCTACAGTACCAAGGAGAGTTGATGCCTCTACGCCGGTTAGAGATTCGATTGAAGTAAAAAAACGCTGTCCTCTTTCGCAAAGTGACAGCGTTTTTTCCTACTTTTAATGCTTTTGATTTTTCTCCTGATTCCACTGCTTGATCTGCTCGATGATTTCCCGAATTTGATTGCGTGCTTCCAGATGCTCAGGCTCGCTTCCCCAATGCTGAATCAGCGGCGGCATCGCTTTTGCCATCGTCGTGTACAAGCACCATACCTTTACCATTTCTACGCGCTCAGGTGTCGCTTCTCCTGTCAACAGCTCTGTAAATTTATGAACTAGATCCTCCAGTTCAGGGACCAACGCTTCTTTTTTCTCGTCCATGTCAGTTACCTCACTTTCGGGAACTTTTCTATTTGTATCCTTGGTTTATTTTACGAAAAAATCACCATGTGGAAAAGGAAGATTTTTCAGGTGGGATCGGTTACGCTTAAGCTATCAAAATGATCGAGGTGAAGACTTATCAAAGACATTAATATTCGATTAGTTCCAACAACCAGAGATAACTGGCAGGATGCACTACGCTTGCAGGTGCAGGATGAGCAGCAGCGGTTTGTCCCCTCTATTGCCGTTTCGTTGGCGAAGGTTCATATCCGTCCTGACGGTGACAACTGCGCCTATGAACCATTCTGTTTGTATGACGCTGATGAAATGGTTGGGTTTGTCATGATTGCTTATGACGCCTCCACAGATTGGTGTTACTGGTTCAATGGTTTTTTGATTGATCACCAGTACCAAGGCAAAGGATATGGCAGAGCGGCACTCGCAGCGATCGTGGATACGGTACGGAACCGTTTCCCGCAAAGCCGATTTGTCAACCTGACCGTATGCCCGGACAATGCAGGTGCAAGACATTTATACAGTCAAACCGGTTTTGAAGAAACTGGCGACGTATACGATGGAGAGATTGTCTACAGACTCACGTTATGATAAGCATCAACAAAAACCGCCATAATTTGGCGGCTTTCCTGCATTTAGCTATTTCGTTTCTGGTACCATGAATTGCAAAAGTCCAAAAGCCACACCTGCCGTCAATAGCGCACTCCAGATAATAATACCCACCGACATCCACAGCATGAGCTTTTTCGTAGGGGCTCCCAGCGAGATGCCGATAGCAGCTCCCAGTGGGGCTCCTGTTAAAAGCGGCGAAGCGAGACCGAGGCCAACCACTCCGTATTTATCCCATATCTGCCACATGCGCCCCTGGCGCTTGCTCCGTTTCTCTACACGCTTTAAAAGCCAATTGCGCAAGGAACCTCCCACGAAAATAACAGCACCTGCGCTGATAATCGCACCCACCGCACTACATATTCCGATCAGAACCGGTGGTAGCTGCAACATAAAACCTACAGGGATCGCTGCCCACAGCTCAAACATACCAGATAGTGTCACCGAGCCTGCTTTCCATAATACATCCATTCTGTTCGCCTTTCCCCTCTCGCTGTCTTTTTTCATTCGTCATGGTTAAGACGAGCAGACTTGCCATTAAGTAACGGAATTTGCCAAATTAGGATGTGACATCCCTACGGATAAAGGTCGCGTATGCAATGATCAGTGCTGCGATCGCCCATACACTCAGTACCGTCAACGAGAACGGCAACGTCATCCCCTTAATCGGAGGCAGTGTTCCATTGAGATAATCCGTAAGCTGCAAATTTACCACGAACAAGTATTTGGCCGATTCCCAGGAGGATGCCATCTGCGTCAGGATCGTTCCGCTAATTAACGCCGCCATCATAATTCCCATCCCCGCAGCCGCACTCCGAACCAAAACAGAGACCATAAGTGTTACCGTTGCAACCACGACGCAAACGAACCAGCCTAGTCCGTATTGCATCAGCAAAAATTGCCACTGTGGCAGCATGAAAGCGCCAGATGTCTCGAGCTCTCCTCCCGATACTTCAAAGCCCGTCAAAATGGGCAGGTCCCATCCTGAATAGCCAAACACGACCCCAGAGAGCAAGTAAGCAAGAATCAATGTCGTGAGAACCGTAAGAGAGGTAAACAGCAGCAGGGTGATGTATTTGCTGGTCAGTACCTTCCAACGCCGTACGGGTCGCGTTAATAGTAGTTTGACCGTCCCCTCACTAAACTCAGAAGATACGAGGTCAACCGCGAGTACGACGATGATCATCGGCAAAAACATCGAAATGGCTTGATCCATAAAGCCACGAGCAAATGTAGGTCCCCCCGGTGCCATCGGGTTAATGTCGTGATCCAAATAATATTGCTGCTGTGCAATCCTGACCTTGATAAAATCCCGCCACTCTTCAGGAAGACGGCTTGATGCCAACCTGTTTTGCATATCGACGATTTGTTGGGTTAATAGCGGGCGCCAGTCAGTCGTCCCCATTCGTTCTTGTGCAGTGACAACCGAGCGGTACTGCGCGTATGTAAAAATCGGGATCAGAATCGCCAAGATCAGCACGACGACGAGAAAACGGCGCCGACGCAGCAATTTTATGGTTTCATTCTGTACGAGCCCCACCATGCTCTGCTCCATGACTTCCCCCTCCTCCCGTCAATGTAAGGAACAGGTCTTCCAGTGTAACCGTCTTTGTCGCAATCCCCATCACAGGAATGCCACCATTGACCAGCGCTTGGTTCGCCTCGCTCACTTTTTCTATATCCATGCGTGATTTCAGACGCTCTTCACTAATCACCCACACTTCTGTCACTGCTGGCAGTTTTCGCAGGACTTCCTCGGCCTTTTGTATATGGGAAGACGGGATTGTCCAATCGACCTGATCAGCAAACTGCTCCATCAGTTCTTTGACTAATCCAACCGAAATGACCTTCCCTTGGCTGATAATCGCCACCCGGTCGCACATCATCTCGATTTCACTGAGAAGATGACTCGAAATGAAGACAGCGAGCCCTTCCTCCTCGGCAAGCTTGCGAATAAACTGGCGCAATTCACGAATCCCCGCCGGGTCCAAACCGTTCGTCGGTTCATCCAGGATCAATATTTTCGGACGGTGCAAAAGTGCCTGCGCGATCCCCAGACGCTGCCTCATTCCGAGTGAGTACGTTTTCACCTTATCATCAATCGCCCGCTCCAAATCAACGAAGCGGACGATTTCCTCAATACGTTCAGGCGTAATGCCGCCGCTCATTCTCGCAAACTGTTCCAGATTCTCTCTGCCCGTCAAAAACTTGTACAGCTCCGGATTTTCGACGATACAACCAACCTGCGCAATCGCTTGCGGAAACTGTTCCTGAAGGGAGATGCCTCCGATGCGAATATCTCCCCCATCGGCTTTTGCCAATCCAACGAGCATGCGGATCGTAGTAGTTTTGCCTGCGCCATTTGGCCCGAGAAATCCAAATACCTCTCCGGCGAAAACGTCAAACGTAATATCATGAATGATCGGCTTTTTGCCAATCGCTTTTTGCAATCCTTTTACTGAGAGGACCGTTTCGGCCAATGTGCGCCCTCCTATCTGAGTCTCCCCTCGTCAACTGACGATGGCGTTCTGTTTATGGTACACTGTCATAAGATGTCCATCCACATTATACCATGACCATACACTTTAAAACGAATAGGAGGATACCCGATGCGCACATCCGGCCAATTTCTTTGGCGCACGGCAGGTCTCTTGTCTTTACTCTCCTTTCTCTTATTTGCGACAGGGTTTGTCCTCGCGATGAATCCGCAGCAGTTGGCACCATCCACAGCAACCCCACCTACCAAAAAAGAGCAGCCACCCTCACCTTTACCAGAAAAGGGTGTCCATAAAGTAGTCGCACTAGGAGATTCCCTCACGCGCGGTGCC is from Brevibacillus brevis and encodes:
- a CDS encoding DNA repair helicase XPB translates to MSLLSYRPDLPLIVQSDRTILLETQHPLFPEARQAISGFTELIKNPEYIHTYRITPLSLWNAAASGLTSQEVTDVLGNYSKYGVPPTIVKEIEDTMRKYGLFRLERIGDQLVLMSNDPLLLAEVTSYKSIAALFENEFVIKSYARGLIKQELMKLGFPVQDLAGYTEGESCAVSLRETTSRGRAFSLRSYQKEAIDAFYSGGAVTGGSGVLVLPCGAGKTVIGLGAICQLQTATLILTTNTTSVRQWIAELLDKTGLDPNMVGEYTGDNKEVKPITVATYQILTYRPTAEDDFPHLKLFSERDWGLIIYDEVHLLPAPIFRVTSGIQATRRLGLTATLVREDGREEDVFTLIGPKKFEVPWKVMEEQGWIAEAHCREIRLPFEPKWREAYAHATARQKFRIAAENPKKLEVVRELLERHAHDRVLIIGQYIDQLEQMATALQLPLITGKVPDKERELLYTQFKKGEITRLIVSKVANFAVDLPDANVAIQISGTYGSRQEEAQRLGRILRPKTDDNTAHFYTLVTRDTREQEFSLHRQLFLVEQGYPYDIIEIETLV
- a CDS encoding RNA polymerase sigma factor yields the protein MQSDAEIIQRILQGDIEAYRDLIQRYQHMIYVFIYKMVNNRSDAEDLTQEVFVKAYEKLSTFRGDSQFSSWLHTLARNKSIDFLRRRKYHDSDEQLAYVPSNTRDESPQESLMTKEQRREIQEAFALLSDSYREVIVLRCTHEYPFEKIATLLGIAESTARVRYLRARQELAKLLSRKEGGLVHELPGI
- a CDS encoding DUF1835 domain-containing protein encodes the protein MDKFHICFGLSAYGTLRSVFRKQNLLQTESIICIEDDFSVGPLHQLETATGMNKRIEWIHSFFKRVEAISPEDLTTVKAYLLRNLSFPAQIPDGSNVILWHGQNTSDSIGIHYIVSMLQDKSLSFETIDITAFSVNYDYKLRNRDGNEVSYVLKSVGALPPNFVMDAYQVKKNMPAPLVQSHIHEWEKWSQSDSTLRVYKQGEVLEVSEDFYDASILEYASKEFQKAVRVIGTVMGESDQCIGDMYLTYRVHELIKQGLLQYQGELMPLRRLEIRLK
- a CDS encoding DUF2573 family protein encodes the protein MDEKKEALVPELEDLVHKFTELLTGEATPERVEMVKVWCLYTTMAKAMPPLIQHWGSEPEHLEARNQIREIIEQIKQWNQEKNQKH
- a CDS encoding GNAT family N-acetyltransferase, which produces MNIRLVPTTRDNWQDALRLQVQDEQQRFVPSIAVSLAKVHIRPDGDNCAYEPFCLYDADEMVGFVMIAYDASTDWCYWFNGFLIDHQYQGKGYGRAALAAIVDTVRNRFPQSRFVNLTVCPDNAGARHLYSQTGFEETGDVYDGEIVYRLTL
- a CDS encoding small multi-drug export protein; protein product: MDVLWKAGSVTLSGMFELWAAIPVGFMLQLPPVLIGICSAVGAIISAGAVIFVGGSLRNWLLKRVEKRSKRQGRMWQIWDKYGVVGLGLASPLLTGAPLGAAIGISLGAPTKKLMLWMSVGIIIWSALLTAGVAFGLLQFMVPETK
- a CDS encoding ABC transporter permease, which gives rise to MEQSMVGLVQNETIKLLRRRRFLVVVLILAILIPIFTYAQYRSVVTAQERMGTTDWRPLLTQQIVDMQNRLASSRLPEEWRDFIKVRIAQQQYYLDHDINPMAPGGPTFARGFMDQAISMFLPMIIVVLAVDLVSSEFSEGTVKLLLTRPVRRWKVLTSKYITLLLFTSLTVLTTLILAYLLSGVVFGYSGWDLPILTGFEVSGGELETSGAFMLPQWQFLLMQYGLGWFVCVVVATVTLMVSVLVRSAAAGMGIMMAALISGTILTQMASSWESAKYLFVVNLQLTDYLNGTLPPIKGMTLPFSLTVLSVWAIAALIIAYATFIRRDVTS
- a CDS encoding ABC transporter ATP-binding protein, encoding MAETVLSVKGLQKAIGKKPIIHDITFDVFAGEVFGFLGPNGAGKTTTIRMLVGLAKADGGDIRIGGISLQEQFPQAIAQVGCIVENPELYKFLTGRENLEQFARMSGGITPERIEEIVRFVDLERAIDDKVKTYSLGMRQRLGIAQALLHRPKILILDEPTNGLDPAGIRELRQFIRKLAEEEGLAVFISSHLLSEIEMMCDRVAIISQGKVISVGLVKELMEQFADQVDWTIPSSHIQKAEEVLRKLPAVTEVWVISEERLKSRMDIEKVSEANQALVNGGIPVMGIATKTVTLEDLFLTLTGGGGSHGAEHGGARTE